One Triticum dicoccoides isolate Atlit2015 ecotype Zavitan chromosome 5B, WEW_v2.0, whole genome shotgun sequence genomic window carries:
- the LOC119311522 gene encoding protein DETOXIFICATION 41-like, which produces MEGDGDAATAPLLDFIDDQSAASEELLRREPVPFDVLSRLALWEAGNLWRISWASILITLFSFTLSLVTQMFVGHLGELELAGASITNIGIQGLAYGIMLGMSTAVQTVCGQAYGARRYRAMGVVCQRALVLQFVTAVAIAFFYWYSGPFLRLIGQTEDVAVAGQLYARGLVPQLLAFALFCPMQRFLQAQNIVNPVAYMVLAVLVFHIFISWLAVFVLSFGLLGAALTLSFSWWVLVALTWAYIIWSPACKETWTGLSMLAFRGLLGYAKLAFASAVMLALEVWYVQGFVLLTGFLPNSEIALDSLSICINYWNWDFQIMLGLSYAASIRVGNELGAGHPKVARLSVMVVVTASIAFSILATIVVMALRYPLSTLYTSSTTVIEAVIALMPLLAISIFLNGIQPILSGVAVGSGWQVIVAYVNVGAYYIIGLPIGCILGFKTSLGAAGIWWGLIIGVAVQTVALIVITARTNWDSEVEKAIERLRRTAADEGGVLVVDDDDV; this is translated from the exons ATGGAGGGAGATGGCGACGCTGCGACGGCGCCGTTGCTGGACTTCATCGATGACCAGTCAGCCGCCTCGGAGGAGCTGCTGCGGCGGGAGCCGGTGCCATTCGATGTGCTGTCGCGGCTGGCATTGTGGGAGGCCGGCAACCTGTGGCGCATCTCATGGGCATCCATCCTCATCACGCTCTTCAGCTTCACTCTCAGCCTTGTCACGCAGATGTTCGTTGGCCACCTTggtgagctcgagctcgccggggcCTCCATCACCAACATCGGCATCCAGGGCCTTGCCTACGGCATCATG CTTGGCATGTCGACTGCAGTGCAGACTGTGTGCGGCCAGGCCTACGGTGCGAGGAGGTACAGGGCGATGGGCGTTGTTTGCCAGAGAGCGCTCGTCCTCCAGTTTGTGACAGCCGTCGCCATAGCTTTCTTCTACTGGTACTCTGGCCCATTCCTGCGGCTCATTGGGCAGACTGAGGACGTGGCTGTGGCGGGGCAGCTGTATGCTCGTGGGCTGGTGCCGCAGCTGCTTGCGTTTGCACTCTTCTGCCCGATGCAGAGGTTCCTGCAGGCTCAGAACATCGTCAACCCCGTGGCGTACATGGTGCTTGCTGTGCTCGTCTTCCACATCTTCATCTCGTGGCTCGCTGTATTCGTgctcagctttggccttctcggcgcGGCTTTGACTCTGAGCTTCTCTTGGTGGGTGCTCGTGGCGTTGACATGGGCGTACATCATCTGGAGCCCAGCTTGTAAGGAGACGTGGACTGGGCTGTCCATGCTCGCTTTCAGAGGCCTCTTGGgatacgccaagcttgccttcgcgTCGGCTGTTATGCTAGC GTTGGAGGTCTGGTACGTGCAAGGATTTGTGCTTCTGACTGGCTTCCTCCCCAACTCAGAGATAGCTCTTGATTCACTCTCTATCTG CATCAACTACTGGAACTGGGACTTCCAAATCATGCTTGGTTTGAGCTATGCGGCCAG CATTCGCGTCGGCAACGAGCTTGGCGCTGGCCATCCAAAGGTCGCGAGGTTGTCGGTCATGGTGGTCGTCACGGCGAGCATCGCCTTCAGCATTCTCGCCACGATCGTAGTCATGGCCCTCAGGTACCCGCTGAGCACCCTCTACACAAGTAGCACGACGGTGATCGAGGCCGTCATCGCTCTGATGCCATTGCTGGCCATCAGCATCTTCTTGAATGGGATTCAGCCAATCCTCTCAG GAGTCGCGGTCGGGAGCGGGTGGCAGGTCATAGTTGCCTATGTCAACGTCGGGGCTTACTACATCATTGGGCTGCCGATTGGATGCATCCTAGGGTTCAAAACAAGCCTGGGAGCAGCT GGGATCTGGTGGGGCTTGATCATAGGGGTCGCGGTCCAGACGGTGGCTCTGATCGTCATCACGGCCAGGACCAACTGGGACAGCGAG GTTGAGAAGGCGATCGAGCGACTGCGGCGCACCGCAGCAGACGAGGGCGGCGTGCTGGTGGTCGATGATGACGACGTCTGA
- the LOC119311523 gene encoding 11S globulin seed storage protein 2-like, with the protein MQGTRDMSAKGGKALVQSDAGKYVAWSGVDQPELAAEGLGCGLLLLRPLSFALPHYADCHKFGYVLRGSGVAGVLPVATGDASPAARERVVRLEAGDVIATRTGEVSWWYNDSDGDAGDLSIVFMGDTERAVSPGDMSYFFLAGGNSVLGGFDAGLLAGAWPGVTKEQAAAVFRSQPAVLLTGLSKKLPGVRPREDDRKRLVVNAGQVAAGTLKTLTAADMAALGGLGISVVLGRLEPGAARAPWVLREGAAQLVYVARGSARVQVSSSAGGETLLLDEEVAAGSVFVVPRFAVTLISAGADGAQWVSLIKSARPAVEHLTGGGSVLGGLTAQVVQASLSVAPELVELLGGRSAEPSH; encoded by the exons ATGCAGGGCACGAGAGACATGTCTGCCAAGGGCGGCAAGGCCCTGGTCCAGTCGGACGCGGGGAAGTATGTGGCGTGGTCGGGCGTCGACCAGCCGGAGCTCGCTGCAGAGGGGCTCGGGTGTGGCTTGCTCCTGCTCAGGCCGCTCTCCTTCGCGCTGCCACACTACGCCGACTGCCACAAGTTCGGCTACGTCCTCCGAGGCTCCGGGGTCGCCGGTGTCCTCCCGGTCGCCACCGGGGACGCCTCCCCCGCGGCCAGGGAGAGGGTCGTGCGCCTCGAGGCCGGCGACGTCATAGCCACGCGCACTGGGGAGGTCTCGTGGTGGTACAACGACAGCGACGGCGATGCGGGCGACCTCTCAATCGTGTTCATGGGCGACACGGAGCGCGCTGTCAGCCCGGGGGACATGTCCTACTTCTTTCTCGCCGGCGGCAACAGCGTCCTAGGCGGCTTCGACGCGGGCCTCCTCGCCGGGGCATGGCCTGGCGTGACCAAGGAGCAGGCCGCCGCCGTGTTCCGGAGCCAGCCAGCCGTCCTCCTCACCGGGCTGAGCAAGAAGCTGCCCGGCGTCCGCCCGCGCGAGGACGACAGGAAACGGCTCGTCGTGAACGCCGGCCAAGTCGCTGCAGGAACCCTGAAGACGCTCACCGCGGCCGACATGGCGGCGCTGGGCGGCCTGGGGATCAGCGTGGTTCTCGGCCGGCTCGAGCCCGGCGCCGCGCGCGCGCCGTGGGTGCTACGCGAGGGTGCGGCGCAGTTGGTGTACGTGGCACGCGGGAGCGCGCGCGTCCAGGTGTCTTCTTCCGCGGGCGGCGAGACGCTGCTGCTGGACGAGGAGGTCGCCGCGGGGAGCGTGTTCGTCGTACCGCGGTTCGCCGTGACGCTCATctccgccggcgccgacggcgcaCAGTGGGTCTCCCTCATCAAGAGCGCCAG GCCCGCGGTGGAGCACCTGACCGGGGGTGGCTCGGTGCTCGGCGGCCTGACTGCGCAGGTGGTGCAGGCGTCGCTGAGCGTGGCGCCGGAGCTGGTGGAGCTGCTCGGAGGCCGCAGCGCCGAGCCGTCGCACTGA